In a single window of the Patescibacteria group bacterium genome:
- the recR gene encoding recombination mediator RecR, giving the protein MTNIIPESVLRLIDNFAKLPGIGPKTASRLTFYLLHLSNLEVTELGEAVINLKTKIKNCSECDNITVDNLCPICADPKRDRTKIMVVENPLDVIAIEKTNEYNGLYHILGGAISPIDGIGPDDIKIPALLRRLKKSNKPILEIILANNPDLEGEATAMYITKEISKIKSDNSNLKNIKITRIARGLPVGGDLEYADEITLSRALEGRKEF; this is encoded by the coding sequence ATGACAAATATAATTCCAGAATCCGTCTTGAGGTTAATTGATAATTTTGCAAAACTACCGGGAATTGGTCCTAAAACCGCTTCTCGCTTAACATTTTACTTATTGCATTTGTCAAACCTGGAAGTGACGGAATTAGGTGAAGCAGTGATAAATTTAAAAACTAAAATTAAAAATTGTTCTGAATGTGATAATATTACGGTAGATAATTTATGTCCAATTTGTGCCGATCCGAAGCGTGATCGGACCAAAATTATGGTGGTTGAAAATCCTTTAGACGTGATTGCGATCGAGAAAACTAATGAATATAATGGCTTATATCACATTTTGGGTGGCGCAATTTCACCAATAGATGGAATTGGGCCAGATGATATTAAAATTCCGGCACTTTTGAGGCGTCTGAAAAAAAGCAATAAACCAATTTTGGAAATTATATTAGCTAATAATCCTGACTTGGAAGGCGAAGCAACGGCAATGTATATTACCAAAGAAATTTCTAAAATTAAATCTGATAATTCAAATTTAAAAAATATTAAAATTACGAGAATTGCCCGCGGTTTACCGGTTGGAGGAGATTTAGAGTATGCGGATGAAATTACTTTATCTCGAGCCTTGGAGGGTCGTAAAGAATTTTAG
- the cysS gene encoding cysteine--tRNA ligase: protein MALKFFNSLTRQIEEFTPVKDRKVKMYSCGPTVYDFAHIGNLRAFIFSDLVRRVLEFNNYKVCQVMNITDVGHLTSDEDEGEDKIEKAAQKAQTTAKKITNKYTQAFMADLEKLNIKKPTILPRATHHIAEQIDLISKIEKAGFTYRISDGIYFDTSKIKDYSKLFGIRNPNSKRRIKKNPEKRNESDFALWKFSSKNQKRQMEWDSPWGKGFPGWHIECTAMSEKYLGKIFDIHTGGVDHIPVHHKNEIAQSEAAFRTKLANFWLHVEFLLVNGKKMAKSSGNFYTLADLVQHGFYAQAFRYLMLTNHYRSKINFTWEELEKAQKTLMGIYVIVAMGNKGQDLSSQINKAIYNDIDIPSALSILHKANNAKLWLKYDQILGLKLNEATMIDPDSKIMTIIQEREKLRKDKKFKKADLIRQKLFRLGMMVEDTPHGPKIIKFPQN, encoded by the coding sequence ATGGCATTAAAATTTTTTAATTCATTAACACGCCAAATCGAAGAATTTACTCCCGTTAAAGATCGAAAAGTTAAAATGTATAGTTGTGGGCCGACGGTATATGACTTTGCTCATATTGGCAATTTGCGCGCTTTTATCTTTTCTGATTTGGTGAGACGGGTATTAGAATTTAATAATTATAAAGTCTGCCAAGTGATGAATATTACTGATGTTGGACACTTAACTTCTGATGAAGATGAGGGCGAGGATAAGATTGAAAAAGCCGCTCAAAAAGCTCAGACCACAGCTAAAAAAATAACTAATAAATATACCCAGGCATTTATGGCCGATTTAGAAAAATTAAATATCAAAAAACCGACCATTTTGCCTCGTGCAACTCATCATATTGCCGAACAAATTGATTTGATTTCAAAAATAGAAAAAGCCGGATTTACGTACCGAATTTCGGATGGGATTTATTTTGATACTTCAAAAATTAAAGATTATTCGAAATTATTTGGAATTCGCAACCCAAATTCAAAAAGAAGAATCAAAAAAAATCCAGAAAAGAGAAATGAATCAGATTTTGCTTTATGGAAATTTTCTTCAAAAAATCAAAAACGCCAAATGGAATGGGATTCACCTTGGGGTAAGGGATTTCCGGGCTGGCATATCGAATGTACAGCGATGAGTGAAAAATATTTAGGGAAGATATTTGATATTCATACTGGTGGCGTTGATCATATTCCCGTACATCATAAAAATGAAATTGCGCAAAGTGAAGCTGCTTTTAGAACTAAATTAGCAAATTTTTGGCTTCACGTGGAATTTTTATTAGTTAATGGTAAAAAAATGGCAAAGTCATCGGGAAATTTTTATACCTTAGCCGATCTTGTGCAACATGGTTTTTACGCTCAGGCATTTAGATATTTAATGTTAACAAATCATTATCGGTCAAAAATAAATTTCACCTGGGAAGAATTAGAAAAAGCCCAAAAAACATTAATGGGAATTTATGTGATTGTGGCGATGGGCAATAAAGGTCAAGATTTGTCTTCCCAAATTAATAAAGCCATTTATAATGATATAGATATTCCATCTGCCTTATCTATTTTGCACAAAGCCAATAATGCAAAATTATGGTTAAAATATGATCAAATTTTAGGATTGAAATTAAATGAAGCCACAATGATTGATCCTGATTCTAAAATAATGACAATTATTCAAGAGAGGGAAAAGCTCAGAAAAGACAAAAAATTTAAAAAAGCTGATTTAATCAGACAAAAATTATTTCGATTAGGTATGATGGTCGAGGATACTCCACACGGTCCGAAAATAATTAAATTTCCACAAAATTAA
- a CDS encoding D-alanine--D-alanine ligase has protein sequence MSKKLKLAVIFGGKSAEHDISINSAKQVIAALNKNKYQITPIKISRKGKWSQNLNKNIFDLVLPIFHGSFGEDGKLQGMLEMMEVKYVFSGVLSSALCMNKKISKIIVKNLGFKIPQDTIIERGQQYNIEEVLEKIPLPLFVKPNQLGSSIGGSIIKQKRDLKKGINLALKFDQVVIIEKYLEGRELTVAVMGNKKPEALPVIEIIPQVSDYFDYRAKYEVGGSLEICPAQIPANISQKVQREAIEIYKALNCFDLARLDFIWPKDSNEIYFIEINTIPGMTKTSLVPKAAKAAGVNFKDLLDKIIQMAQKRYLNEK, from the coding sequence ATGTCAAAAAAATTAAAACTGGCGGTAATTTTTGGTGGTAAAAGTGCGGAACACGATATCTCAATTAATTCGGCAAAACAAGTAATTGCCGCTCTTAATAAAAATAAGTATCAAATAACACCAATAAAAATTTCACGAAAAGGAAAATGGTCTCAAAATTTAAATAAAAACATATTTGATCTAGTGCTTCCGATTTTTCATGGTTCATTTGGCGAAGACGGTAAACTTCAAGGGATGTTAGAGATGATGGAAGTTAAATATGTTTTTTCTGGGGTTTTGTCTTCTGCGCTCTGCATGAACAAAAAAATCTCGAAAATTATCGTTAAAAATCTTGGCTTTAAAATTCCCCAAGATACTATTATTGAAAGGGGGCAACAATACAATATTGAAGAAGTACTTGAAAAAATTCCCTTGCCCTTATTTGTAAAGCCAAACCAACTTGGCTCTTCAATAGGTGGATCAATAATAAAACAAAAAAGGGATTTAAAAAAAGGGATTAATCTTGCGTTAAAATTTGATCAGGTAGTAATAATTGAAAAATATCTTGAGGGACGAGAATTAACAGTAGCGGTAATGGGGAATAAAAAGCCAGAAGCCTTACCTGTAATTGAGATTATTCCTCAAGTTTCAGATTATTTTGATTATCGAGCTAAATATGAAGTTGGTGGAAGTTTAGAAATATGCCCAGCTCAAATCCCGGCCAATATTTCTCAAAAAGTTCAAAGAGAGGCGATTGAAATTTATAAGGCTTTGAATTGTTTTGATCTAGCCAGATTAGATTTTATCTGGCCCAAAGATTCGAATGAAATATATTTTATTGAGATCAATACAATTCCCGGAATGACAAAAACCTCTTTGGTTCCAAAAGCGGCTAAAGCGGCGGGAGTAAATTTTAAAGATTTATTAGATAAAATAATTCAAATGGCCCAAAAGAGATATCTTAATGAAAAATAA